The genomic stretch attcttcatgctcgaaaacacatcatcatgcttacacattcctaaaacacatatttgcatacaaactcatattattcacaaatatttcgatccaaacccacatgatttcaatcaacaaaGCAAAAATCAACCAAGTTCATACGAACACAcaattccctcccgttaaaacttgcgatctatcaaacctacactctctacatgcatgtaggactcaaaacatggttcaaaagagaagtAGAAGAAAGagtgagcaaatataccttccCTTGACAAAAACCAATCGGTAGAAGCGAAGAACaaggcgattcgtcggagattcttgaaggtaacttcaatggttgcaagaacaatggtggatggaggatttttggagatgggagagtgggagaggagagaaaccgtgagggagaggagagaagagagagtgggcgattttttttttttttgagggaatgggggctagggttttagcttttaatatttatagtttagGTTAAAATccatgaattaaataaataaattgtgggggaACTAAATATATGGGCCAaagaataaaaatcccacaattaggAAGAgccaattttcgaaaatcatggctgGAAAATAATaaggaattttcgaaaattccatgttcACAACAAGGAATTTGTTTGGTATTttcttggagaatatattcataacttaggaaataaaataatgaatatgagggaacaaataaattaaatctccaagtaggaactaataggaggggccgaaaattatagggtaattgcacaaggaaattatttaaatccccaattaaatagaataggatttaaatttggtaatttctttatgggaaaaaggctcccataaaaaaaaggcaataattaattaaattcccacaagaaaaataatagtatggggcgtgtgacatggaagaacaatagaagaaaaatattcgcatccccaattaatttgacaTAGGAATTTAATTTGAACAAAAAGGATTCCACAATTaggaaacaattaaattattctccaagatttattggagggggccgaaaaattaggctcaaatagccaaggcaataatcccaactctctatttattttgggtgaagaaataaattatcacatgatttaattggattaaattcaaaggatggaagtcaataaagcaccaattaaatcaaaggaaaaataatccaatctcctattggagattttcgaaactcccaaggaaaatagaatggagttcgaatttcatgtagtacaatttaggGGTCGttagtttggatttaatttggattaaagTCCCAAAACAACTagttaaatccacaaaagaagtACTAGTTCAACAATTAGGAGTGACCGGAAATATCAAAGAATTGACtcgagaaagaaaaaaatgcatgatcttattaatttttttcccttCATTGGCACAGTATAAAACTCAAGCTCCTCAATCACAATAACACGATAATTCATTCCACGTAAGGCCACTTAAATCACATAGAAGCAAACGTTTCAGAAATTCAAGGTGGTGTGCGTTTTGAGTTGTATCTATCAATCCTTGTCCCGTATACTCTAAACATAAGTTTTTCCATTGACGAAATTGAATTTTGAACCTATGTATGATTTTTGGGTATAACTGACTATCTTAGTGCATTAATCCATGAATCTTAATTGGTACAAATTGTTGTTGAAAATGAATTATATATCTTATTGTGACTAACTAAATTTATTAGAATTTATAATGGTCACTTTGCTATATTTTCGGAAAATTGATTGCAATATTGATGAAAGATAGGTTTTGAGTAAGAATTGAAGATGGTAATGACTAATAACTAAGTGATATTTCAAAAAACTGATGGCTTAACCCTAGAATAGACGAGAGAGATGATTGAAGCATATTCTAACTTTGCAATAGGAGATTTAAAGCAATTTAGTTGATAAGGTTAATGAGTTTTATTTATCATGATTTGGTAAAAGAATaatgatttaaatgactatCGATGTTAAACTAAATTTGAGGATTTCTAGGTAAGATTAGTAATTACGGAGTATAAAGTAACTAGTGGAAATAACTTAGAATTTGATTAAGGGAATAAAAGACATGAAACAAACATGGAATGGATAGATAAAATGAGTAGTATATGGAATGCATTTAATTGATCTTGAAATTTATCtatgattattaatatttttaaattagtattaagTTGACGAACTTAAAACTGTgaatagtaatagaatatttggtgattttttttattggaggatttaattaggagtaattactgcaatctatatatatatatacctatatataaTGGGGTGTGCTAGGGTCCTTACAGCATCTttgtaacgccccgtttttctaaacctattttgtgaaccctaaagtactggtatttaatgctattaatattgcaaagtccgtgaattaattgttgagtGAAATTTGTCGTTGGACTACAAGTTGCGAAATAAAATATTTcgcgaatttaaataattcctttccgtgaggaatatatTTATTGAACTCAATTTGCGTACTGGATCGAATAATTGGACAATAATATAAAggtccagtccgtgataaataaattatgtactacacaatttaaaataaaatacaatggaccGTGAATTAAAGATTCTCCTTGATATTAATTCAATTACTAAATAAAGATCCTACAGATATCTTCATCCTCCGTAATGAGATATTCATCCTCCGTAATctacaaataaaataccaaataaattcaattaaatcaaagaaatagagagaagaaaaataaaagaaaaattgaaaacCCTCCCCCTTAACCCacgtaaaaaaaaaaagtttctccCCTCACCCCataaatctctcccatatctatCAACTACCCTTTTCTATAATATCCCATTCACAATTAGTTTCCTAGTTTCCTCATTCTACCAGCAATCTGAAAAAAAGGAGGAACCGTGAGATCAAGACTCCAGTTTTTTTATCTGTGGTTGTCTATCCAACTAAGGTAATTTCTTCACAATTCCATGAATACGAACCTCCATGAATTAATTCCATGATACCAATTCTTCAATTCACAGTTAAGGAGAAATTGACAATTAAAATAGAAGCCGGGGGATTTATCGAGTTGAAGCTTCTTTTCCACAATCTGCCAATTGAAGGTATACACCTCTGCCATCCAAATTTCAATCTCATTCTACTACATCCATATACTTTTCATCCTACTGTTGCCACAATCTGCGATACCTCATAATCGAATGAATTGAAACAAACTAAACCAAAGAAACAAGTTTAAATTCACGAAATCAAATAAAGAACTTACCATCGGGGTCTTGCGGGGCTGAACGGGTTGGTTCCGGGATGTTTTGGGGCTGTTCGGAGGGAATCGGGTCTGTTTCGGGGTGGTTTCggggctgcacgaccaccgaCGGAGCGGCGGCAGCACCAGCCTGACCCGGCGACACCTCCCAGCAGCGACGGCAGACGGATTTGGCGGCGACGGAGCAGCGACGCGACAGCAGGGGCTGTCCGACGGATCGACGGCCGGATTTCCCCCGCTCCGACGACACCGTGGCGGCCGCAATTTGTCTTCCCGGTGAGCAGCGGCCGACGGCGTGGAGTGAATCGGAGCAGGCGACGAACGGATGGAGGATTTCTTCCGATTTGGTCGAGagtgagagaagaagagagatagagagagaggaagaaggaaaCGGGAGTGAAGGAAGGAATTTGGGTTCTTGGgccttttttttttaagaaataatGTGGGCCTTGATTTAATAAATTGggcttttgttttatttaagttgGGCCTCATCTTTTAAATGGGAGGATGTATTAAATCTATGGGATCCATTTAAATCTTTGGGctaataactaattaaatttttttgagtaaaaattaaattaattgtggggaattatttaattaaatccggAATAGTTCTacgaatgaataattatatcctaagtccgaaataaatatagttcgagGGAAAGTGGTTGCGTTAATTTAATTACATACTTTaataattttggggattttatttcgatatcattaagaaaatacgaggagccaacggaggaaaatTAGCGGCataagcggccgccgaataaccgaaaaccgaaataaatcgagataaaagactttgcTTAGGAGGCATGCATTTTCAGTTAGTTGTTTGAAtcaatgtgttgatttatctattatataaattgttaaaggTAGACTTCGCAAGGGAATCGAGATACCAAAGGGAAGGAAGTGTAGAGAATTAatcaattgaggtgggctttcttttactaaactcttttacgttttcaaaagtatgattatggtgggataagggtggtttaaattgttatgtcatgccatgtttgttttgatgatgagattgttgcctgatgcctagtttgtgagttcgctccattaggctatagggctatgttgagattgttgcctgatgcctagtttgtgagttcgctccattaggctatagggctatgttaaacgaattcgggtctgagtagggccgcaaaccctatcaggctagtgtacacgggtgagatcgtgagccgtccttgctagtcggccgggtctcgtgggcgaatagtgtggccacactttcgtcgcaccatggaaagaggatgtgattaaatgatggaaagaggatgtgattgaatgattgatgagaaagtggggagattgttttgactggccagtctatgaaattgtttgtgatactcgatgatatttcttttctaaatgtaaaactcgagttcactatggtatggatgacataactttcatcacatgttttcggcataagcccactgagtatattaagtactcagccctgcatgtgttttccctatgtgcaggttgagcggcgacgagcagttggtggtgttgagcaatttaaaattgaagcatggttggttagttgtgaactacgagtgtcgttgtgtctccacacatgacgtcactctttttcttgaacgcttccgctgagacattgtcGTTACTCACCATTCTTTTAGCgttgaacctaattatttggataacgTCGACCTCTTGGCCCTTTGttgttaaatattaattattggtcaaactctttattaaaaccctagttctcttcgtctatttattaaattcttttaatcacgatcgcccgtatttattaaccctaaagggcggtcgtgacaatctTAGtgtaaaacacaacacaaatcacaacccttggatcaTTAGATTGGATGATTGTGATTAGTTACATtatcataataaaaatatacattattagccgaggtacattagactagaaatttacattattagactaaaactatacatttttaaacaaaatgctacattattagccgaggtacattattaggctaaaaatctacattattggatgacacgtgacattaatctaaccgtTAGATCACAAAACCAATGGattgcatgtgttttgtgtttcactTATACTTAGCGtttggatatgaatacatccctataatatatacatatatatatatatatatagggttttgatctatgcaaaaccatatttaaatacagaaacacaGAATAATATCATGTGTAgggcatttttaggtcatggttagtgtatttttaggtcatactaaccaagtatgacctaaaatgatcttaacatgacattaaactcaaatcttataatatgacctaaaaatgcttaattatgaccttccgtgtttttggttaattattgaccattagatcatctaatcctagggctaagatttgggctgcatttctggatttaaacacatacttatttttaatatctccctatatatatatatgtgaatgtaaatacaaaatatggggtgttacagcaattgatctatgtcagtaggtgaaataattctgcgacacgttctaccatcacactaataaaaatgtgaaacatttatgtcaataataattccattggtggataacttcgacctgagCTCGATTAGGATGGTTCTGTCAAGGGCGATGCAGCTGGGGAACGAGCTGGAAGTCGCAGACggttttggacaggtgaaaagtgaaaaataacttatattccttactttatttttcatgtcctttaaatgatcatttaatatcggaaacactaaattcaatttaattagtcccTATATTTGTTtagagattataagaattatactactaattgattaactttattttactctaaattcagtgttaggaaaattagttgggtaggtggaggaatgtgaagttaagtcggattaacttgtcattactccctattgatgtattgcatatataactaatcgatttgaatccttattatggtaccacttgcatctaatactttgtcaattttgatttataatataactaaatgcacggttcctagagagagatattgcaccgaattttcaaccaattcaacatttatttattgaacaatagaatggcatacttaatttgatttcattttatttaaccctttttttatagtgatgctCCCGTCTTTGTCaggtaatttcaataaattgtttaattaattatagaatgacTGCCAATCTCTGCAGTTGCTACCACGTAACATGCATGTTAAAAATTTGTACACGAAGTTATGTACTTAGCCatgtatgataataataatattatcataatttatatacttttttattctaggtgggttagatagaccacTAGGATTCAAAGatattagacaaaaataataaattcatgggccGACTAATAAACATAAACTTCCTAGCCCGTTTGTCCAttattctaggtgggttagatagaccaTAGGGAATTCAtgttattggaaaaaaataataaattcatgagctaactaataaacataaatttcctagcctgtttgtccatactatattttttcgtaagtaatatttagttatattataattcaaaattggtaaagtattagatgcaagtggtaccatgATAAAGATTCGAATCGATTAGATATATATGCATGACATCAATGAGgagtaatgacaaattaatccgacctaacttcacattcctccacctacccaactaattttcctaacactgaatttagagtaaaacaaagtaaatcaattagtagtataattcttataatatcaacacaaatatagggagtaattaaattgaatttagtgtttctggtattaaatgatcatgtgaaggacatgaaaaatgaagtcAGGTATAtcagttatttttcacttttcacctgtccaaaaaCCGCATGCGGCACGCGGCTGAGCAGAGCCGCTTCCAGCTCCTTCCCCAGCGGCACCGCCCCTGGCATAATCATCCTGATCGAGCTTAGTTTGAAGTTATCCACCAGCAGAATTATTAGtgacatagatgtttcatatttttattagtgtgatggttgaatttgtcgcagaattatttcacctatgaaacataaatcaattatgtCTTCAACTAGTCTTTTCAAGTGATGTTTCGAAATtaataaagatgatttttatatttctacggCCGAGGGCTATATTAGTAAATTCTATGtaatttaagattgaaatagtgttgcacatattattatcactgaatttttcatgataataaaacaGTCATTTTCAGCCATAATCAACGGGCCATTTTCCATTAAACGAGTCacacagaaaatttaaccaacatATCAAACACTATATTGGGCCGTTAAATGCTCTATGAATGCCCCTTATTACCAATTCAACCACAcccttattttataaataataacccTCTCAATCTCAACTCCTTTTTGTAGTGCATAGACATCACATCCTCCGCAACCGGAAATCGAAGATGTACGGAACAATGTCCGCTGAGATGACGGTTGATGTACCGGCAACTGAAGCGTGGAAGGTCTACGGCACACGACAACTCCCCAAAGTGGCGGAGGAAGCCAACTCCGACTTTATCAGCCGGGTCGACGTCGTCCAAGGGGACGGCGGCGCCGGAACTATTCTCGAGGTCATTTTCCGTCCAGGTACCACCCACATTCAGTTCAATCAACTTCCActagatttatttaattatcctAACTAATTTAATAGATTAATTGAGCAGGGATGGGTGCGGGAATGAATTCGTTCAAGGAGAAATTCATAGTGGTGGATAACGAGAAGCGTGTGAAGGAGGCAGAGGTTGTGGAAAGTGGATTTCTGGATCTAGGGTTCAAGCTGTATCGTATGAGATTCAATGTGATAGAGGTGGAGGGAAACGAGAAGCAGTGTATAACTCGATCTACGATCGAGTACGAGCTCAAAGAGGAAGCTGCAGCGAATGTTGAAATCGCTTCCATTAAACCATTCACTGGCCTCATGCTACTCTGTGCTAAGTATTTTCTCcgcaacaatgacaattgatcaactatagctgcaacaatgacaattgatcTAATATTAACTTGGGAATGCGTGTTTTACTTTCATGTTTACTAAAATAAATTCCTCCTACTATATATCtttgtatttcattttctctctttttccaTGATTttaataacaacaatcaatatgAATCTACATATTGTATAACTCGTAactatgaaatcttgaaaaagcCGCCACAAGAAAatcctactccctccgttagCTAATAAAAGTCATACTTTATCcgccacgaattttaaaaaatgttaatagaaagtgaattgaaaaaattaatgaaatgggaGTTATACtctttgatacgctcggatttagCACTATTTTtgggcctttatttggtccattttgagtaTTGCATGTCCaataattgcatattttatctattttggtattttgacgtgttttgtgagaaatgttcAAATTTGAGtctaaaaagataaataaaagtaGAAGATGAAAATGTGGAGCATTCAACCTgcccagcggaccgctggcgGCCAATGATTGCTTAACAAATAGCGGTCCTCTTcgagaaagttgtgctgaaaataCTAGTTCAACACATAATTGTAACACCCAAAATCAGGGTTTAGTTGGAAAATTCCTTTCTACACACATTTGTCAATTTAGGGTGAAATTCTTATAATTTGTGCACAACActgaatattattttatatagaatTGGGGTAACACAAGTATCACGTCAGTAAGATTgagcaagaaaatagaattaaattgGAAATTTATAGCGTATACAATATAAGGGAGAAATGGTCATTTTGCATAAAAGatgctata from Salvia splendens isolate huo1 chromosome 15, SspV2, whole genome shotgun sequence encodes the following:
- the LOC121767042 gene encoding norbelladine synthase-like, whose amino-acid sequence is MYGTMSAEMTVDVPATEAWKVYGTRQLPKVAEEANSDFISRVDVVQGDGGAGTILEVIFRPGMGAGMNSFKEKFIVVDNEKRVKEAEVVESGFLDLGFKLYRMRFNVIEVEGNEKQCITRSTIEYELKEEAAANVEIASIKPFTGLMLLCAKYFLRNNDN